GGCCTCCGGCGTGACGGTCGCGCTCCTCGCGCTCCTGTTCGCGGTGGCTGCCCTTGCCGTCGCCTGGCCCCTCCTCCGGGGCCACCACCCTGCCGGTGTCCCGCCGGAGCAGGCTCCGGATCCCCGGGGAGAGCTCCTCCGGCAGAAGCGCGATCTGTACGGGCAGATCCGCGACCTGGACTTCGACTTCGCGGCAGGGAGCATCGCGGAGGCGGACTACCGCCAGACCCGCGCCCAGCTCGAGGCGGCAGCCGCCGAGACGCTGCGGGGGCTGGAGACCCTGGGCGCGGGAGCCCCGCTCCCGCCCCCAATGGAGCGCCCCCGCCGGCGCACCGGGGCCCCGGGGGAAGTGCGACCCGGCCCGAGGACCCGCGGCCTGCGGCTGGCTCTCCTCCTGACCGCCATCTTAGCCCTCGGCCTCGCGCTGGGCTACTTCCTGGCCACCTCCCTCGGCCCGCGCGGCCCGGACGGGTCGCCCACCGGGGGCGTGGGCGGCCTCGGGATGGGCCGGGGCAGCCCCGTGGCCGGCTCCGGTCCTCTGGAGGA
This window of the Candidatus Methylomirabilis sp. genome carries:
- a CDS encoding tetratricopeptide repeat protein — translated: MTVALLALLFAVAALAVAWPLLRGHHPAGVPPEQAPDPRGELLRQKRDLYGQIRDLDFDFAAGSIAEADYRQTRAQLEAAAAETLRGLETLGAGAPLPPPMERPRRRTGAPGEVRPGPRTRGLRLALLLTAILALGLALGYFLATSLGPRGPDGSPTGGVGGLGMGRGSPVAGSGPLEEARALVDRGEVGKAFEIYRGILERDPRNVEAITQLGVILARARSFEEAHRAFDKALSIDPHAPLPLFEKGLAYFQAGRPRDGVRVWETLIAVAPTDARAAAARQMLANVRESMGRPAEPGAVPR